One segment of Solanum stenotomum isolate F172 chromosome 1, ASM1918654v1, whole genome shotgun sequence DNA contains the following:
- the LOC125842255 gene encoding ATP-citrate synthase beta chain protein 2-like has translation MATGQLFSKTTQALFYNYKQLPIQRMLDFDFLCGRETPSVAGIINPGSEGFQKLFFGQEEIAIPVHSTIEAACAAHPTADVFINFASFRSAAASSMSALKQPTIKVAAIIAEGVPESDAKELIAYAKANNKVVIGPATVGGIQAGAFKIGDTAGTIDNIIQCKLYRPGSVGFVSKSGGMSNELYNSIARVTDGIYEGIAIGGDVFPGSTLSDHVLRFNNIPQVKMVVVLGELGGRDEYSLVEALKQGKINKPVVAWVSGTCATLFKSEVQFGHAGAKSGGEMESAQAKNQALRDAGAIVPTSYEAFEGAIKDAFEKLVEAGKTTPVKEITPPQIPEDLSTAIKSGKVRAPTHIISTISDDRGEEPCYAGVPMSSIVEQGLGVGDVISLLWFKRSLPRYCTRFIEICVMLCADHGPCVSGAHNSIVTARAGKDLVSCLVSGLLTIGPRFGGAIDDAARYFKDAYDKGLTPYEFVESMKKKGIRVPGIGHRIKRGDNRDKRVELLQRYARENFPSVKYMEYAVQVETYTLSKANNLVLNVDGAIGSLFLDLLAGSGMFTKPEIDEIVEIGYLNGLFVLARSIGLIGHTFDQKRLKQPLYRHPWEDVLYTK, from the exons ATGGCTACTGGACAACTTTTCTCCAAGACTACACAAGCATTGTTCTACAACTACAAGCAGCTTCCTATTCAGCGCATGCTTGATTTTGATTTCCTTTGTG gGAGGGAAACACCATCTGTTGCTGGAATTATTAATCCTGGTTCTGAGGGATTCCAGAAACTTTTCTTTGGTCAGGAGGAAATCGCAATCCCAGTACACTCAAC CATTGAAGCCGCCTGTGCTGCACATCCCACGGCTGATGTTTTCATTAACTTTGCATCTTTCAGAAG TGCCGCTGCTTCCTCCATGTCGGCTCTTAAACAGCCAACCATCAAAGTTGCAGCTATTATAGCTGAAGGTGTTCCCGAGTCAGATGCTAAAGAGCTGATTGCTTATGCAAAGGCAAACAATAAG GTGGTAATTGGTCCAGCTACAGTTGGAGGTATTCAAGCTGGTGCATTTAAGATTGGTGATACTGCTGGAACTATTGATAACATTATTCAGTGCAAACTTTACCGACCTGGATCTGTGGGATTTGTCTCAAAATCT GGTGGTATGTCTAATGAGTTATACAATTCAATTGCTCGTGTCACTGATGGAATTTATGAAG GAATTGCAATTGGTGGAGATGTTTTCCCTGGCTCTACCCTTTCTGATCACGTTTTGCGCTTCAACAATATCCCACAG GTTAAAATGGTGGTTGTTCTGGGGGAACTTGGTGGACGAGATGAATATTCCTTGGTTGAAGCCTTGAAGCAGGGAAAAATCAACAAGCCTGTTGTTGCCTGGGTTAGTGGAACTTGTGCTACGCTCTTCAAGTCAGAAGTACAATTTGGTCATGCG GGGGCAAAGAGTGGTGGCGAAATGGAGTCTGCACAAGCAAAGAATCAAGCACTCAGAGACGCTGGAGCTATAGTTCCAACCTCGTATGAAGCTTTTGAAGGAGCAATCAAAGATGCATTTGAAAAGCTA GTTGAAGCAGGAAAGACTACTCCTGTAAAGGAAATTACACCTCCTCAAATACCTGAGGATCTTAGCACGGCAATTAAGAGTGGGAAAGTTCGGGCCCCAACTCATATCATTTCCACAATATCTGACGATAGAG GTGAAGAACCTTGCTATGCTGGCGTACCCATGTCATCCATTGTGGAGCAGGGACTTGGTGTTGGTGATGTAATATCTCTCTTGTGGTTCAAACGTAGTCTACCACGTTATTGCACACGTTTTATTGAG ATTTGCGTCATGTTATGTGCTGATCATGGTCCTTGTGTCTCTGGTGCACACAATTCCATTGTAACTGCCAGGGCTGGAAAAGATTTGGTTTCCTGCCTTGTTTCTG GATTGCTGACTATTGGTCCGCGTTTTGGTGGTGCTATTGATGATGCTGCCCGGTACTTCAAGGATGCTTATGACAAG GGTCTTACTCCATATGAGTTTGTGGAAAGTATGAAGAAGAAGGGCATTCGAGTTCCAGGAATTGGCCACAG GATTAAGAGAGGTGACAACAGAGATAAGAGAGTGGAACTACTGCAGCGTTATGCTAGGGAAAATTTCCCTTCTGTTAAGTACATGGAATATGCTGTTCAGGTTGAAACTTACACACTCTCAAAGGCAAACAACCTAGTCCTCAACGTTGATGGTGCCATTGGATCCCTCTTCTTGGATCTCCTTGCGGGCAGTGGAATGTTCACCAAGCCAGAAATTGATGAAATAGTGGAGATTGGTTACCTTAATGGACTTTTCGTGCTGGCTCGTTCAATTGGGCTTATAGG GCACACATTTGACCAGAAGAGATTGAAGCAGCCATTGTACCGTCACCCATGGGAAGATGTCCTCTACACAAAGTGA